The Rhopalosiphum maidis isolate BTI-1 chromosome 1, ASM367621v3, whole genome shotgun sequence genome has a segment encoding these proteins:
- the LOC113556344 gene encoding uncharacterized protein LOC113556344 — MSFHSKIVLITGASSGIGAATAIHFSKLGAKLALTGRNLVNLQNVADQCEKSCSLKPLVVTGDLTNEDDTKRILDSTISHYNRLDVLVNNAGILENGTIESTSLDQYDRVMNANVRSIYHLTMLAVPHLVKTKGNIVNVSSVNGTRSFPNVLAYCMSKAAVDQFTRCVALELAPKGVRVNSVNPGVVVTNLLTRQGMSQEDYSTFLEKTKFTHALGRPGTVQEVAKAIAFLASDDASFTTGDSVFIDGGRHAMCPR, encoded by the coding sequence ATGAGTTTTCatagtaaaatagttttaattactgGGGCCAGTTCAGGTATTGGTGCAGCAACTGCTATACACTTTTCCAAATTGGGAGCAAAACTAGCACTTACTGGACGCAATCTTGTCAACCTACAGAATGTAGCAGATCAATGCGAAAAAAGTTGTTCACTGAAACCACTTGTGGTTACTGGTGATCTAACAAACGAAGATGATACTAAAAGAATTTTGGATTCTACTATTTCTCATTATAACCGACTGGatgttttagttaataatgcAGGTATTTTAGAAAATGGAACTATTGAGTCTACATCTCTTGATCAGTATGATCGTGTAATGAATGCCAATGTGAGATCGATCTATCATTTGACCATGTTGGCTGTTCCCCATTTAGTGAAGACTAAAGGTAATATAGTTAATGTATCAAGTGTAAACGGAACCAGATCGTTTCCAAATGTATTGGCATACTGTATGTCAAAAGCAGCAGTGGATCAATTTACAAGATGTGTTGCATTGGAATTGGCACCAAAAGGAGTTCGTGTAAACAGTGTTAACCCAGGAGTTGTAGTTACAAATCTTTTGACAAGACAAGGAATGAGTCAAGAAgattattcaacatttttagaaaaaaccaAGTTCACACATGCATTAGGAAGACCTGGTACTGTCCAAGAAGTTGCTAAAGCAATTGCATTTTTAGCTAGTGATGATGCTAGTTTCACAACAGGCGATTCAGTTTTTATTGATGGAGGAAGACACGCTATGTGcccaagataa